The stretch of DNA TATATTTGGCATATATTGTACATATAAAAGTGTTTGCTAAATAAATGTTGAATAACAGTTGCTAGGTTGTTGCTATGGTGACATTAGGTTGTTGCTATGATTCCACATGGTTGCTAACATGTTGCTCGGTAGATGCTGTGCTATCCCATGTGGCTGCTGAGGTGTTGCGATGCAGTGGCTAAAGTATTGTTCTTCATAAGTTTTAAGCTGATAAAGTTTGActaaaaatccaaaatcagcCCATAGCCACATCTGCTCTTGTAGATGAACCCCCCTCAGGTGCACTTTGAGTACTTCAACCTTGTCAaagaaaatgacttgcttagtttaattaccTCATCTCAATCAATTTTGTGTTTACTGGGTCCTGTACCAGCACAGTTATTTATCTCTGTTTTGGTGCTgattgaccttagtgcagcgtttgatactatagatcatgtgatgtaacttgataggctgaaaaatctggaataaaaggatctgccctcgcTTTGTTCAGGTTCTGTTTGTCTTACCTTTATcagtttgtttatctgaatcaTAAATCCTCACATCATACACAAGGGTCAATGCTTGGTCCTCTGTTATTCACCCTCTATATGCTACCACTGagtacacaactgtatatatcagccaaacctaatgatgttgcttATGTGTGACAGgtattaaagactggatgatgcaacaTTTTCTCATGATAAATTCTGATAAATCTAAGGTCTTGTTTTTATCAACAACGCTACTGACACccggaagctgttttcaaccttcaagtctctgctgaaccctccacctccaccccctgcaaccaacctcactgctgacgcatttgctgacttcttcaccagcaaagttgctgcaatcaGCAGCCGGTTTTCTGACCCCTCTACACAGCCTTCGGCTCCCCCTTTgaatcctcctaaacctactgcttccttcccttctttcactcctctcacagaggacgaggtatcaaatcttcttagaggtggccatcctacatcctgtccactggagcccattcctaccaccctactgcaaaccatagccccgtccattgtgtccgcagccactcatgtaatcaattcttcactaacctctggaacatttccaaacaccttcaagcaagctcaagtaagacctctactccttctcttgctccttctatagtagagaactaccgaccagtctctctcctccccttcctgtctaaaatcattgaaagagctgactttaagcaggcaacaaaattcctctcccaacataaccttcttgactcataccaatccggcttcaagagcggccactcgACAGAAACTGaacttctgtcagtaatggaagctcttaaagatgccaaagcaacaggtcagtcctcagttctcattctgctcgacctatcagcagcatttgatacggtcaaccaccacatcttactaaacaaactcactgacatgggcttcaagaacaatgcactctcctggtttgagtcttatctcacaggacgatccttcagtgtgtcatggcttggacaaacatcagcgcgacaccacctcaccacaggtgtgccccaaggatcagtgctgggacccctcctctttgccttgtacaccacctctctaggcccaatcatacatttgcacggcttctcctatcactgctatgcagatgacacacagctctatttatcctttcctccaggagacacttccgtggcaactcgaatctctgactgtctctctgacatatctacatgaatgaaggaacatcacctccaattgaatttatccaaaactgaactactggtcctcccagccaagcaagctattctccaccacatcagcatcaagctagagtccctatcagtggctcccaccaaggttgtaagaaacctaggtgtcatggttgatgaccagctgaccttcgcagatcatgttaccgctgtagctcgatcgtgtcgcttctccctattcaacataaggaaacttaggccatacctaactcaacatacaacacagctccttgttcagatattagtaatctcccgtctagattATTGCagcgccctcctgacaggtcttccggcctgtgctgtgagaccgctacagatgatccagaatgctgcagcacgcctggtcttcaaccaaccaaaaagagcacatgtcacgcccctattagttgagctgcattggctacccttagctgctcgcatcaaatttaaatcactaatgaagACCTTCAAAGTATTCACTGATTCTgttcccatctacctcaatagactcttaaaaccatacgttagcgcccgccctctccgttcctcaaaggagcgcctactaaaacgaccaaccccccgtacaggtcagtcgaggctattctcatctctggtaccacgctggtggaacgagcttccaagcactatcagagcaacaggaaccctctccgcattcaagaaatcattgaaaacccagctcttccgagagtatcttttgcactgaatgtctttctttaatgcacttattacttcctgcatatttcacttaatgtaaggtattttgtataatttgtgctgtagttcgaattttagatcctcttttgtaagtcgctttggataaaagcgtctgccaaatgcataaatgtaaatgtaaatgttttttagGTAGAGATTCTTAGAAACATTCACTTGGGAATAATgatattcattttaattaaacactaatatcCAGGACCTTCATTAAAATCTTGGGAGTAGCTTTTGATACGGCGATCACATTTGACAGAcaaataaagttaaataaacCTTTTCCACTTACGCATTATTGCCAGAATTCAGCATGTCTTGTCCTTAAAGGATGCAGAAAAACTAGTCCATGAATTTAAAACTTCACAGCTAGAATAACTGCAATGCgatcctggcagggagctcgtggaAATCACTGCAAAATCTTCAGGTAGTTCAAGATGCAGCAGccagtgtgttcagtgtgttcagTAGGGCTCAAAAATTTGATCATATAAACCCAGCTCTTTGGTCCCTACACTGGCTTCAcataaaatttcgcattgataTTAAAATACTCCTCTAAGCTCAAAATGGTTTAGGcctgcagtattttactgaaatTGTCATACCCTATCACCCTTCATGTACACCTTGTTCACAGGATGCCCgtctactcttagttcctcgcattaagaaaaaccctgcaggaggaagagccttttctcacaaatctcctcaactctggaatagcctcctGTTACAGTtgggggctcagacacactctaaATTTTTAAATCTCGATTTGAAAACCTACCTTTTTACACAGGCGTTTGGTTATTTTTGGCTTTTAGGGAATTTCTGTAAGGTAACTAAATTCAATTCTAAAAAAAAGAGCTGTAATTTAACCCAGAAATGCACTCAATGCCAAActctgaaatgaaatgaaatgactcTACTTCTATTTTGTCCCTGGAGAGGTTGGAAACATGTGAGGAGAGGATTTCCCAGATGCGCAGATCATGGAGCTTTCTGTAGCCATTGGTCTTGTAGCATCACATCATCAGCCATCAGCTGTTTGTTTTTCCCAGGGCTTTGGTTAGAAACACAGCCATGAGGGGTGACCCATCTGAACAAGTCTGTGGTTTACTCCATTGCTGGATCTGCATCCTTTGGCAATCTAAAAGCTTGTCTGTCCTGGGCTGCAGACCCGAGGTGCGGTGACAAGCATCGCTGGACTAAAGCTTCCTGAATTTGCTCATGTATAACACAAACAGATCTCTGCCTAGAATTTTTATTGCCTTGGGGCAACAGCTGAAACTTAATTTAACTTCCTGGCTGGCAGTTTCACACTTTACACTGTTTCATTCCATTCCTGCAGCGCTGAACCTCCGGGATAGAAGTCCAAACCCACTCCGCCTTTATCAGAACACATCCACTCTCTCGTGACCAGCTGGaaaactctctctcttctctcttctaaCTCAAAAGCTTGATCACCAGAGGTTTTAATCTGGAATGACGATCGATGCCTTGGAAGTTTGATGAAGGACTGATTTGCGTTGTTGAAAAGTAGCTTTTGCAAGTACAGACCATGCTCCTAAGGGCTtaaatggggaggtgaactcagatgTTTTGGGGGAGTTCAGAGTGGTTCCAAAATGTGTATGAAGCCAAAACCTTAAAAATTACAAGCATGCTAGTGGTTAACTGTTACAGAACTGTCACAATAAGAACCTGATTTATTTGAGGGTTTGGTTGGTGTCTTGGATCAAGAGTAGAGGAGTGAAAAGGGGCTTTAGTGGTTCCATAAACTACATGCCTTTAAAAAACTGGTGCCAGATGAGAGGCAGCGTCTGAGAGGGTGAAAACATTGAGGAAGACATCCAGGAATATTGTCGCTCTTGGAATGTCTCTGAGCCAAGGTCAggactaactgtggtataatgcAATATAATCAGTGCCTTAATGTGCCTTTAATACAGGTGGGTTTTCTCTAGAGCTTGTTAATTTCTTTTCTAAATGAAGCTCTGTGGATGTTCCaactttttctgtgtgtgtgtgtgtgtgtgtgtgtgtgtgtgtgtgtgtgtgtgtgtgtgtgtagctgctccGTACTGGAGTAAACAGCCTCAAAGTCATCGCTATGCTCCTGGAGAAACAGTGAGACTGGACTGTCAGGCAGAGGGCATCCCTACACCTAACATCACCTGGAGAATCAACGGAGTTCCTAtacaaggtacacacacacacacacacacacacacacagctgtcatCACCTGGAAAATCAATGGAGTTCCTATACaagttgcacacacacacacgtacacacacatacacacactcactcactcactcactcacacccacacacacctgacaTCACGGGGAGAGTCAGCAgagttcctgtgtgtgtgtgtgtgtgttacagagacAAATGAAGAGCCGAGGAGGCGTGTCTCCAGGGGAACGCTGATTCTGAATGATGTGCGTTACGATGACACTGCAGTGTATGAGTGTGAAGCCTCCAACCAACACGGAACCATCCTCATCAACATCTACATCCACATCATCggtcagtctccatccactcacctccatcctcatcatcactcagtctccatccactcacctccatcctcatcatcactcagtctccatccactcacctccatcctcatcatcactcagtctccatccactcacctccatcctcatcatcactcagtctccatccactcacctccatcctcatcatcactcagtctccatccactcacctccatcctcatcatcactcagtctccatccactcacctccatcctcatcatcactcagtctccatccactcacctccatcctcatcatcactcagtctccatccactcacctccatcctcatcatcactcagtctccatccactcacctccatcttcatcatcactcagtctccatccacacacctccatcctcatcatcactcagtctccatccactcacctccatcctcatcatcactcactctccatcaactcacctccatcctcatcatcactcagtcttcatccactcacctccatcctcatcatcactcagtctccatccactgacctccatcctcatcatcactcagtctccatccactcacctccatcttcatcatcactcactctccatccactcacctccatcctcatcatcactcactctccatccactcacctccatcctcatcatcactcagtcttcatccactcacctccatcctcatcatcactcagtctccatccactcacctccatcttcatcatcactcactctccatccactcacctccatcctcatcatcactcactctccatccactcacctccatcctcatcatcactcagtctccacccacacaccttcacacacagtcacacctgtagacacctGATTcccacagtcacccagtcactgacactcAGCTGTGGAGAGTGTCATTCCACCTACTCTGCAGCTTTGATGTCATTAAAAATACTTCTGCTGCTCTtcacttttcttttgtttttcttagttctctctctctctctctctctctctctctctctctctctctctctctctctctctctcagacctcTCTCCACAGATATTAACCAGTGATAAACTGTTGTACAATATAACTGAAGGAGATTCTGCATCTCTTGACTGCGTCTCGTTCGGTTCCCCATGGCCTCAGATCAGCTGGTAAGACTTTCAgctcttttcaaaataaaagtttcaaATTGTCTTTTGATCTCAGAGTATTTAGAGAAAGGTTTACCTTTAAGAattctattttttttgtaaatcaggacctggtTATTTTCCTCAgattgtttttgttgattttactggaggatgttgttgttttcaggGAAAGCGAGAATATGGAAACAGTTCTATCTGACCCACGAGTGTCCCAGTTAACCAACGGCACGTTAAGGATCACCGATGTCAGAAGCGAGGACGCAGGGGCATACAGCTGTTCTGTTAAACACTTCAATCTCTCCATCGTTGCTTACCTGGCGGTGCTCAGTAAGTGGAGAGATGCAGTTACACACAGAGAACCTGGTTTTGTTTTATGTGACTTCATAATGTCAGGTTTTGTGATATAATCTTTGTGTGAACActttcttaaaggaacactttaaAATACCTTCTGTCAGATATCCTTCTCtcattctgggtaggctccagacccacagcgaCAGACAATAAACGAGGAAATAAACTAGTAATAAATGAACTTTGCTTCTgcagaaataaatcactctGAGCACCCTCTGCTGCAGTTCACCAGTGACTCCAGCCCACCCTCTGAGTCTAACACCACACCTGCTGCAGGTACGTCACCATGACAACAGCACAACGTTATCAGAGTGTACACCCTCGTTCTTGAGAAGTAACTTCTaacacagtctgtaactgtagaactacagagtgctccggttaaagtaaacacagagcgaaagtgctacaaaactaaacagtcgGAAATCAAGCGGtaacaggtaatgaatgaatgaataataataatgtttacttTAAATAGCATCTTTCTCCCACTGAATGTCTCcttacatcattcattcattttctgtagcccttatccagttcagtgcggcggtgggtccagagcctacccagaatcactgggcacaaggcgggaacagaccctggaggcggcgccagtcattcacagggcgacacaaactcacactttcactcacacactcacacctacggatactccaatccacctacaaacatgtgtttttggagcgtgggaggaaaccggagcacccacgcagacacaggaagaacaaaccacaatcctcacagacagtcacccggaggaaacccacgcagacacagagagaacacaccacactcctcacagacagtcacccgaaggaaacccacgcagacacagggagaagacaccacactcctcacagacagtcacccggaggaaacccatgcagacagagagagaacacaccacactcctcacagacagtcacccggaggaaacccacgcagacacaaagagaacacaccacaatcctcacagacagtcacccggaggaaacccacgcagacacagagagaacacaccacactcctcacagacagtaacccgaaggaaacccacgcagacacagggagaagacaccacactcctcacagacagtcacccggaggaaacccaagcagacacagggagaacacaccacactcctcacagacagtcacccggaggaaacccacgcagacacagggagaacacaccacactcctcacagacagtcacccggaggaaacccacgcagacacagggagaacacaccacactcctcacagacagtcacccggaggaaacccacgcagacacagagagaacacaacacactcctcacagacagtcacccggaggaaacccacgcagacacagggagaacacaccacactcctcacagacagtcacccggaggaaacccatgcagacacagggaaaacacaaatCAAGGGCGTGAcaggtttattctaatgtttacattatttgttgtttgtttgtttgtttgttttaagcaaataaacactAGCTGTTCtgataaataatgttttaaatctgattatctctggtgcctaaaacttctgcacagtactgaaCATCACTACAGAGgatgtaaaaacacagttagtttagtttttattcactgatgAAAAGTGCACTATATTTCATCATAGTTCTCATTTCCAAATGATTATTTAGTTCTTATctattgttgtttgtttaaaacataTCACCATTGAATATTTTtgtcactgttttttttaatgatattttcgCTGGTGATGATGCTCTGTGATTTTTCACTGCGTAAAatcaataagtaaataaatgagtaaataaatgacGGAATGTTTCATGGACGTTTACTTTGCTTCTGCAGGAAAAAATCACCCTCTGCTGCAGTTCTGCATCAGCACCAATGACTACAGCCCCCCCTCTGAGTCTTACACCACACCTGCTGCAGGTACGTCACCATGACAACAGCACAATGTTACCAGGCAACAGTACACCATTGTTCTTTAGAAGTAACCTCATTAGAGAAGAGTCATTTGTGAGTCACCAACCGATGTGTCCTCGATATTTTGGGTGGAGTGAGAACAAcggcgctgctgtgtctgatccactctacaccagcacaacacacactaacacaccaccaccacgtcagtgtcactgactTGGAGAGACACCACCTCTGTCCTTCTGCCATGGCTTTAGATGTGTTACTGAGGATAATGTCATGGTGGAGGATGTACTTGTCGCTGTGGGAGAAGTTGTGGGTCATGAAAATATTCAGTCTACTTCCCGCATGAATAAAGCTGTTGTGGTTTTTCTAAGAGAAGAGAAGCTTGTTAGTCTGGTGATCAAACGTGGTCTGGTTGTTAATGACTCGTTTGTGCAGGTCTCGCCGCTGTTTGCTCCGTCAACAAGGATCACTGTTTCAAATGTCCCGCCGTTTATTCCCAACGACGCGTTGGGGCGAGAGCTCGCGCGCTACGGTAAAATCACCAGTTTGTTCACTAATATTCCTTTGGGCTGTAAACACCCGGCTTTGAAACACGTAGTGTCTTTTAGGAGAAATGTTTACATGATTTTAGATCCCCCTGTAAACCCGCTTGATATTTCTCTCCGTGTGAAACATGAAGGCAGGACGTACACGGTGTACGCGAGTACGGGGAGCATGCGCTGTTTTGAATGTGGAGACGTTGGGCATAAACGGCTCGCCTGTCCACACAAACGACAGGAGGAGGACAACGCTAACACTGATGCTAATGTTGACGGTAGACCCGGGGCGAGTACTGCTGGGGACGCAGCGCCGGAGGAGGGCGGGGCTTCGGACTCTCAGGTGGGACGGGCTGGGGCTCAGACCGAGCAGCGGGAGGTACCCGCTGTGGTCGAGCCCGAGCCTGTGGTACCTAGTACCAGCGCTGCTGGACTGCAGAAGTGTCC from Hoplias malabaricus isolate fHopMal1 chromosome 5, fHopMal1.hap1, whole genome shotgun sequence encodes:
- the LOC136697349 gene encoding uncharacterized protein, with the protein product MPFLPKEGRVRKNVKEGETVVLHCNVPESSVAPTISWMDKRLRFISQSERVTTGLDGNLYFANTLVEDIRDDYTCNAQYIEARTIIAKEPISLTVTPSDQDLRQRPPQLHRLPGTRSHYLALRGKSLTLECIPHGLPTPTVVWEKKDGSLSASSAVRERFHRWLTFKNISENVDGEYSCTASNTLGKVTHSYIVTVQAAPYWSKQPQSHRYAPGETVRLDCQAEGIPTPNITWRINGVPIQETNEEPRRRVSRGTLILNDVRYDDTAVYECEASNQHGTILINIYIHIIDLSPQILTSDKLLYNITEGDSASLDCVSFGSPWPQISWESENMETVLSDPRVSQLTNGTLRITDVRSEDAGAYSCSVKHFNLSIVAYLAVLKINHSEHPLLQFTSDSSPPSESNTTPAAGKNHPLLQFCISTNDYSPPSESYTTPAAEEKLVSLVIKRGLVVNDSFVQVSPLFAPSTRITVSNVPPFIPNDALGRELARYGKITSLFTNIPLGCKHPALKHVVSFRRNVYMILDPPVNPLDISLRVKHEGRTYTVYASTGSMRCFECGDVGHKRLACPHKRQEEDNANTDANVDGRPGASTAGDAAPEEGGASDSQVGRAGAQTEQREVPAVVEPEPVVPSTSAAGLQKCPEECSAVERQEPLVTDSQMDEGLSDEGDVGSQSTLSELDSSQVEPSGDAEAESQGPAQVDRSLYSLEEVNHFLDETYGKQVNVTDFFPDVDKFVRSVAMLQRNVGLDALSEKKRFRLKKHVTFIRKSGKVAKRKSSSLQ